One Aegilops tauschii subsp. strangulata cultivar AL8/78 chromosome 7, Aet v6.0, whole genome shotgun sequence genomic window carries:
- the LOC109754176 gene encoding uncharacterized protein, whose amino-acid sequence MLGGEDRISALPDGVLQHVLGFLPARDAVQTSVLAGRWRHAWRSIRRLHLSPDDGWDSDKPEHLKDFFDALLSPGDHDSILEEAKLDFDDWSKITRTPKLGSDEFCPAKLRCSMSPSPCWKTLLWSPGKCTGDGDHGSRCVLLGGLSSAIHLELVAEPGMIAPLCLKYELFILSPALFGRDLRWCPTFSNLKTLLLNEWCVATDFRALLCILEHSPVLEKLILRLSKRREFITVLSYPLEKLPAISKHLNIVEIRCGDVDGRVCRILKLLSRFVSAMQINIKLVAQLSTCFSFETWLWHFPANDDDECNIIVQG is encoded by the exons ATGCTCGGCGGCGAAGACCGGATCAGCGCTCTGCCGGACGGCGTTCTCCAGCACGTCCTCGGCTTCCTGCCGGCGCGTGACGCCGTCCAGACGAGcgtgctcgccggtcgctggcGCCACGCGTGGAGATCCATCCGTCGCCTGCACCTCAGCCCCGACGATGGGTGGGACAGCGACAAGCCCGAACATCTCAAGGATTTCTTCGACGCTCTGCTGTCCCCCGGCGACCATGACTCGATTCTGGAGGAGGCCAAGCTGGACTTCGATGATTGGTCGAAGATTACGCGCACGCCGAAGCTTGGATCCGACGAATTTTGTCCGGCCAAGCTCAGGTGCTCGATGTCTCCTTCGCCATGCTGGAAAACCCTTCTCTGGTCTCCCGGCA AATGTACTGGTGATGGTGACCATGGCAGCCGCTGCGTGCTTCTCGGAGGTTTGTCCAGTGCTATACATTTGGAGCTGGTAGCTGAACCTGGAATG ATTGCCCCTTTATGCCTAAAGTATGAATTGTTCATACTTTCACCAGCTTTATTTGGAAGGGATTTGAGGTGGTGTCCTACATTTAGTAACTTGAAGACATTGTTGCTCAATGAGTGGTGTGTGGCTACTGACTTCCGTGCACTACTTTGCATTCTCGAGCATTCACCTGTTCTTGAGAAGCTCATTCTTCGACTATCTAAG AGACGGGAGTTTATTACTGTGCTGAGCTATCCATTGGAAAAATTACCTGCAATATCCAAACATCTTAATATTGTGGAAATCAGATGTGGAGATGTTGATGGGAGGGTTTGCAGGATTTTAAAGTTGTTGAGTCGTTTTGTCAGTGCCATGCAGATTAACATCAAACTGGTTGCGCAACTATCCACAT GCTTTAGTTTCGAGACATGGCTTTGGCACTTTCCGGCCAATGATGATGATGAATGCAATATAATTGTGCAAGGCTAA